A genome region from Festucalex cinctus isolate MCC-2025b chromosome 17, RoL_Fcin_1.0, whole genome shotgun sequence includes the following:
- the csnk1db gene encoding casein kinase I isoform X1 has translation MELRVGNRYRLGRKIGSGSFGDIYLGTDISVGEEVAIKLECVKTKHPQLHIESKIYKMMQGGVGIPTIKWCGAEGDYNVMVMELLGPSLEDLFNFCSRKFSLKTVLLLADQMISRIEYIHSKNFIHRDVKPDNFLMGLGKKGNLVYIIDFGLAKKYRDARTHQHIPYRENKNLTGTARYASINTHLGIEQSRRDDLESLGYVLMYFNLGSLPWQGLKAATKRQKYERISEKKMSTPIEILCKGYPSEFSTYLNFCRSLRFDDKPDYSYLRQLFRNLFHRQGFSYDYVFDWNMLKFGANRAAEEAERERRDREDRLRHGRNPATRAVPAASGRPRGAQDGAPASPRQASGMERERKVSMRLHRGAPVNVSSSDLTGRQDNSRMSTSQHSLRTSRQVDARHILV, from the exons ATGGAACTTAGAGTGGGGAACCGATACAGACTAGGCAGAAAAATCGGAAGTGGATCGTTCGGCGACATCTATTTAG GCACAGATATTTCTGTGGGCGAAGAGGTTGCCATCAAGTTGGAATGTGTGAAGACCAAGCACCCCCAACTCCACATCGAAAGCAAGATCTACAAAATGATGCAAGGAGGAG TGGGTATTCCAACCATAAAATGGTGTGGAGCAGAAGGTGACTACAACGTCATGGTAATGGAGCTGCTGGGACCCAGCCTGGAGGATCTCTTCAACTTTTGCTCCCGCAAGTTTAGCCTCAAGACAGTCCTCCTCCTTGCTGATCAGATG ATCAGTCGCATTGAGTACATTCACTCCAAGAACTTCATCCACAGAGATGTGAAGCCCGACAACTTTCTAATGGGGCTCGGCAAAAAGGGCAACTTGGTCTACATTATCGACTTTGGCCTGGCTAAAAAATATCGCGACGCCCGCACTCACCAGCACATCCCCTACCGCGAGAACAAGAACTTGACTGGAACTGCAAGATACGCCTCCATCAACACCCATCTGGGGATTG AGCAGTCAAGGCGTGACGACCTGGAGTCCTTGGGCTACGTTCTTATGTATTTTAACTTGGGCTCCCTGCCTTGGCAAGGCCTCAAGGCTGCCACCAAGAGGCAAAAGTATGAACGCATTAGTGAGAAGAAAATGTCCACCCCCATTGAGATTCTATGCAAGGGATACCCAT CTGAATTTTCAACCTACCTGAATTTTTGCCGTTCCCTCCGCTTTGATGACAAGCCCGACTACTCATACCTACGACAGCTTTTCCGGAACCTTTTTCACAGACAGGGATTCTCTTATGACTATGTGTTTGACTGGAATATGCTCAAGTTT GGAGCCAACCGTGCAGCAGAGGAGGCAGAGAGAGAGCGCCGTGACCGGGAGGACAGGCTGAGACATGGCAGGAACCCGGCGACGAGAGCGGTACCTGCTGCATCGGGACGACCTCGGGGAGCCCAAGATGGAGCCCCAG CTTCCCCACGCCAAGCATCTGGCATGGAGCGCGAGCGAAAAGTCAGCATGCGACTGCACCGCGGTGCCCCCGTCAACGTCTCCTCCTCAGATCTTACTGGACGGCAAGACAACTCGCGCATGTCCACCTCACAG CATTCCCTACGAACATCACGCCAAGTAGACGCTCGCCACATACTTGTGTGA
- the ccdc57 gene encoding coiled-coil domain-containing protein 57 isoform X2, with protein MQAGGDTRDSGLDDLETLVDSKEREWKELHARRIHLLEDSLKKTKEECASLRHQNQKLKKDFQYNLSILDEREKELERYDVITSRAVNAEQNRQEELSQLRIQVAALEEKQAKDAEARQEELRINQNKAAQQRQQLDELRQSMTDTIQEQMEEHERMKLEAQQRLHEMEGEFTRQKQIKLLSKECDVQNQARMQAIQALKASEDLCKQLQTKLQRKADLNNEAIAVKEVRIKELEDTLKRMENKLKKQKEEHIKKHKDMVQAVKEKHELLVAQCQALKEQLKRTEKQIVKLQDEMEIQSAKARLAQKDMAMALEEKDDTIKRLHAEVTTAQTVWDRHMSQTSSEMVAKNTELITIQNSNNKLRAELERIREEINRYKQDMSAGLKREAALEQARIQLELEWQKRYDAVKVEHYLANEQLIQDLTLARDQAKAELTEKEKEFNYLLPSVKKKSDNAVESATPKPNVQASEEISSLVEQNSFLRAVVSQMRKDMEDLGHILPHQQTNHQAVSPMAVKPPEVPAASSTTEPLAKHPDRSANTIPACLSDSTQTLKKEVALLNARCRHLEEQLEGAPKESLAHTYVNKTHLHDQGYKEVLCLEKNADSGALRCQVGRGPHGEPVNANIRDQSAVVQQVRDENLYLWQQQLNSALMTGAAGNGVKRNMALAHARLKQAASYIARLSKEKQQLIQMGNCLRARITTAELQEAIEQEKDSSTVEQGHQQDCLSALEQLQYRLTTQELQYAVRQMACTVAEHASSSDSREPPLKADGNLCSTGHKTTDESGTSKMSDKSPAISQEQNSLEMKTQPDSEVSQQSLKEIWEILDHGLSSSIYSEGESELSRNKATKSGTPGVMVAGTSVPIHSRSPAKLQQKNPSKVPSHPSKNCQNGAPDKISRIRNYNTKD; from the exons ATGCAGGCAGGTGGGGACACCCGGGACAGTGGACTGGATGACCTGGAAACCCTGGTGGACAGTAAAGAGAGGGAGTGGAAAGAGCTTCATGCAAGAAGGATTCATCTGCTGGAAGATTCTCTTAAAAAGACCAAGGAGGAGTGTGCTTCTCTTAG ACATCAAAACCAGAAGCTGAAAAAGGACTTCCAGTACAATCTATCAATCCTGGATGAACGAGAGAAAGAGCTGGAGCGATATGATGTCATCACTTCCAGGGCTGTGAACGCAGAGCAGAACAG ACAGGAGGAGCTGAGCCAGTTGCGTATCCAGGTTGCCGCGCTGGAGGAGAAGCAAGCCAAAGATGCCGAGGCGAGACAGGAGGAGCTGCGGATCAACCAGAACAAAGCTGCTCAACAAAGGCAGCAATTGGACGAACTCAGACA gTCAATGACAGATACAATTCAAGAGCAAATGGAGGAGCACGAGCGGATGAAGTTGGAGGCACAGCAAAGATTACACGAGATGGAGGGAGAGTTCACTCGGCAGAAACAG ataAAGTTGCTGTCTAAAGAGTGTGATGTTCAGAACCAGGCTCGAATGCAAGCAATACAGGCGCTCAAAGCGTCTGAAGATCTCTGTAAGCAATTGCAAACCAAACTACAACGCAAGGCTGATTTGAATAATGAAGCCATTGCTGTCAAGGAAGTCAG AATAAAGGAACTTGAGGATACATTAAAACGGATGGAGAACAAACTGAAGAAGCAGAAGGAAGAACACATAAAGAA ACACAAGGACATGGTTCAGGCTGTGAAAGAGAAGCATGAACTGTTGGTGGCCCAATGTCAGGCCCTCAAAGAACAGTTAAAGAGAACGGAAAAACAAATCGTCAAACTGCAGGATGAAATGGAGATTCAGTCTGCGAAAGCTCGCTTGGCACAAAAAGACATGGCGATGGCCTTGGAGGAGAAAGATGACACAATAAAGAG GCTTCATGCCGAAGTGACTACAGCCCAAACTGTCTGGGATAGGCACATGAGTCAAACTTCTAGCGAGATGGTTGCCAAGAACACAGAGTTGATAACCATACAGAACAGTAATAACAAACTCCGAGCTGAGTTGGAGCGGATCAGGGAGGAGATCAACAG GTACAAGCAAGATATGAGTGCTGGTTTAAAGAGAGAGGCGGCCCTCGAACAGGCGCGAATCCAGTTGGAGTTGGAGTGGCAGAAGCGCTATGATGCCGTCAAGGTTGAACACTATCTGGCTAATGAGCAGCTTATACAAGATTTGACCCTTGCCAGAGACCAG GCAAAGGCGGAGCTtacagagaaagaaaaagaatttAATTACTTGCTTCCATCTGTTAAAAAGAAGAGTGACAATGCAGTGGAG AGCGCcacaccaaaaccaaacgtgcaGGCATCAGAGGAGATAAGTTCCCTGGTTGAGCAGAATAGCTTTTTGCGAGCTGTGGTTTCCCAGATGAGAAAGGATATGGAGGATCTCGGTCATATCTTACCACATCAACAGACCAACCATCAAGCCGTCTCTCCCATGGCAGTTAAACCCCCCGAAGTGCCTGCAGCTAGCTCCACAACTGAACCTCTTGCCAAACATCCGGACAGATCTGCCAACACCATCCCAGCGTGTTTGTCAG ACTCCACTCAGACTCTGAAGAAGGAGGTTGCCCTGCTGAACGCTCGATGCAGGCATCTCGAGGAGCAGCTGGAAGGTGCACCGAAAGAGTCCCTGGCTCACACATATGTGAACAAAACACATCTACATGACCAGGGATATAAGGAAG TTTTGTGTCTGGAGAAGAATGCTGACTCCGGGGCTTTGAGGTGCCAAGTGGGGAGAGGGCCACATGGAGAGCCCGTAAATGCCAATATAAGAGATCAG AGTGCTGTGGTACAACAAGTCCGAGATGAGAACCTCTACCTGTGGCAGCAGCAACTGAACTCCGCTCTGATGACTGGTGCTGCTGGTAACGGTGTCAAAAGGAACATGGCATTGGCACATGCCAGGCTGAAGCAGGCGGCATCCTATATCGCCCGTCTGAGCAAGGAGAAGCAACAGCTCATACAGATGGGCAACTGCCTTCGTGCCCGTATCACCACCGCTGAATTACAGG AGGCAATTGAGCAGGAGAAAGATTCCTCAACAGTGGAACAAGGACATCAGCAAGATTGTCTTTCTGCTCTGGAGCAGCTGCAGTATAGACTCACCACACAG GAGCTCCAGTATGCTGTGAGGCAGATGGCTTGCACTGTTGCTGAACATGCTTCTTCATCTGACAGCAGAGAGCCTCCCTTAAAAGCAGACGGCAACCTTTGTTCCACAGGGCACAAAACCACTGATGAGTCTGGG ACCTCAAAAATGTCAGACAAAAGTCCTGCGATCAGTCAGGAACAGAACTCGTTGGAGATGAAGACACAGCCCGACTCAGAAGTATCTCAGCAGTCATTAAAGGAGATTTGGGAAATACTGGATCATGGACTGAGTTCATCTATTTACTCAGAAG GTGAAAGTGAACTGAGCAGAAACAAGGCAACTAAGTCAGGGACTCCTGGAGTGATGGTGGCCGGTACCAGTGTTCCCATCCATAGTCGTTCCCCGGCCAAGCTTCAGCAGAAGAACCCCTCAAAAGTGCCATCACACCCGTCTAAGAACTGCCAGAATGGAGCTCCGGACAAAATCAGCAGGATCAGGAACTATAATACAAAAGACTGA
- the slc16a3b gene encoding monocarboxylate transporter 4: MGGVVVDDGPTGVKAPDGGWGWAVLVGCFVITGFSYAFPKAVSVFFKELIREFGVGYSDTAWISSILLAMLYGTGPLCSVLVNRFGCRPVMMVGGLFASLGMVLASFATSIIHIYLCIGVITGLGLALNFQPSLIMLNRYFSEKRPLANGLAAAGSPVALCCLSPLGQILQYQYGWRGGFLILGGMLLNCCACGALMRPLLPPKKHLELEDGRHRAAEEKKLQPKKKLLDFSVFKDRGFLIYTVAASIMVLGLFVPPVFVVNYAKGLGYEDTTSALLLTILGFVDMFARPLSGIIAGTKWMRPRCVYLFSFAMIFNGVTDLIGSQANTYGGLVGFCIFFGMSYGMVGALQFEVLMAIVGTEKFSSAIGLVLLMEAIAVLVGPPGAGRLLDATHKYMYVFLLAGCEVTLSAIVIALGNFLCITRKQEDPEAKLEMAVTAAEKESLRNEIEGQDEKWEVEEKGKYNGKAANLHAGGDNAQTDGGEENTEASL; encoded by the exons ATGGGGGGTGTAGTGGTGGACGATGGACCAACTGGGGTGAAGGCACCCGATGGCGGCTGGGGCTGGGCGGTGTTGGTCGGCTGCTTCGTCATTACTGGATTCTCCTACGCGTTCCCCAAGGCTGTCAGCGTCTTCTTCAAGGAGCTAATAAGGGAGTTTGGTGTTGGCTACAGTGACACCGCATGGATATCATCAATTTTGCTTGCCATGCTCTATGGCACAG GTCCTCTGTGCAGTGTTTTGGTGAACAGGTTCGGCTGTCGACCCGTGATGATGGTCGGAGGACTCTTCGCTTCATTGGGAATGGTTCTGGCTTCCTTTGCAACCAGCATCATACACATTTACCTTTGCATTGGTGTAATTACAG GTCTGGGCCTGGCATTGAACTTCCAGCCATCCCTGATAATGCTAAATCGCTACTTCAGTGAGAAGCGACCTTTAGCCAACGGCCTGGCAGCTGCAGGCAGCCCCGTGGCCCTGTGCTGTCTCTCTCCCTTGGGACAAATTCTTCAGTATCAATATGGCTGGAGGGGTGGGTTTCTCATACTGGGGGGAATGCTGCTCAATTGCTGCGCCTGTGGTGCCCTAATGAGGCCTCTCTTGCCACCAAAGAAACATCTAGAACTTGAGGATGGCCGTCATAGAGCTGCAGAGGAGAAGAAGCTCCAGCCAAAGAAAAAACTGCTAGATTTCAGTGTGTTCAAAGACAGAGGATTCCTCATCTATACCGTTGCGGCCTCGATTATGGTGCTGGGCTTGTTTGTGCCACCCGTGTTTGTGGTCAACTATGCTAAAGGACTCGGCTACGAGGACACTACCTCAGCGCTGCTGCTCACAATTCTGGGATTCGTAGATATGTTTGCTCGCCCTCTGTCTGGAATCATCGCAGGTACAAAGTGGATGCGGCCAAGGTGCGTCTACCTCTTCAGTTTTGCGATGATCTTCAACGGCGTCACCGATCTCATTGGATCACAG GCAAACACCTATGGAGGTCTGGTGGGCTTTTGTATCTTCTTTGGCATGTCATATGGCATGGTGGGAGCACTGCAGTTCGAGGTCCTTATGGCTATTGTGGGAACAGAAAAGTTTTCCAGTGCCATTGGCCTTGTGCTGCTGATGGAAGCAATAGCCGTATTAGTGGGCCCTCCTGGAGCAG GTCGCCTTTTGGATGCCACCCACAAGTACATGTACGTTTTCTTGTTGGCTGGCTGCGAGGTCACATTGTCAGCCATTGTGATCGCCCTGGGTAACTTCCTGTGCATCACAAGGAAACAGGAAGATCCGGAGGCTAAACTGGAAATGGCTGTGACGGCGGCGGAGAAGGAGAGCCTCCGCAATGAGATAGAGGGCCAAGATGAAAAGTGGGAAGTGGaagaaaagggaaaatataATGGGAAGGCTGCCAATTTGCATGCAGGGGGGGACAATGCGCAGACGGATGGTGGAGAGGAGAACACTGAAGCATCGTTATAA
- the ccdc57 gene encoding coiled-coil domain-containing protein 57 isoform X1, which translates to MQAGGDTRDSGLDDLETLVDSKEREWKELHARRIHLLEDSLKKTKEECASLRHQNQKLKKDFQYNLSILDEREKELERYDVITSRAVNAEQNRQEELSQLRIQVAALEEKQAKDAEARQEELRINQNKAAQQRQQLDELRQSMTDTIQEQMEEHERMKLEAQQRLHEMEGEFTRQKQEMTAIYNKEHRQRAHEFSLKLDEMHAVLLSSDLKIKLLSKECDVQNQARMQAIQALKASEDLCKQLQTKLQRKADLNNEAIAVKEVRIKELEDTLKRMENKLKKQKEEHIKKHKDMVQAVKEKHELLVAQCQALKEQLKRTEKQIVKLQDEMEIQSAKARLAQKDMAMALEEKDDTIKRLHAEVTTAQTVWDRHMSQTSSEMVAKNTELITIQNSNNKLRAELERIREEINRYKQDMSAGLKREAALEQARIQLELEWQKRYDAVKVEHYLANEQLIQDLTLARDQAKAELTEKEKEFNYLLPSVKKKSDNAVESATPKPNVQASEEISSLVEQNSFLRAVVSQMRKDMEDLGHILPHQQTNHQAVSPMAVKPPEVPAASSTTEPLAKHPDRSANTIPACLSDSTQTLKKEVALLNARCRHLEEQLEGAPKESLAHTYVNKTHLHDQGYKEVLCLEKNADSGALRCQVGRGPHGEPVNANIRDQSAVVQQVRDENLYLWQQQLNSALMTGAAGNGVKRNMALAHARLKQAASYIARLSKEKQQLIQMGNCLRARITTAELQEAIEQEKDSSTVEQGHQQDCLSALEQLQYRLTTQELQYAVRQMACTVAEHASSSDSREPPLKADGNLCSTGHKTTDESGTSKMSDKSPAISQEQNSLEMKTQPDSEVSQQSLKEIWEILDHGLSSSIYSEGESELSRNKATKSGTPGVMVAGTSVPIHSRSPAKLQQKNPSKVPSHPSKNCQNGAPDKISRIRNYNTKD; encoded by the exons ATGCAGGCAGGTGGGGACACCCGGGACAGTGGACTGGATGACCTGGAAACCCTGGTGGACAGTAAAGAGAGGGAGTGGAAAGAGCTTCATGCAAGAAGGATTCATCTGCTGGAAGATTCTCTTAAAAAGACCAAGGAGGAGTGTGCTTCTCTTAG ACATCAAAACCAGAAGCTGAAAAAGGACTTCCAGTACAATCTATCAATCCTGGATGAACGAGAGAAAGAGCTGGAGCGATATGATGTCATCACTTCCAGGGCTGTGAACGCAGAGCAGAACAG ACAGGAGGAGCTGAGCCAGTTGCGTATCCAGGTTGCCGCGCTGGAGGAGAAGCAAGCCAAAGATGCCGAGGCGAGACAGGAGGAGCTGCGGATCAACCAGAACAAAGCTGCTCAACAAAGGCAGCAATTGGACGAACTCAGACA gTCAATGACAGATACAATTCAAGAGCAAATGGAGGAGCACGAGCGGATGAAGTTGGAGGCACAGCAAAGATTACACGAGATGGAGGGAGAGTTCACTCGGCAGAAACAG GAGATGACAGCAATTTACAACAAAGAGCACAGACAACGAGCACATGAGTTCAGTTTAAAACTTGATGAGATGCATGCGGTGTTGCTGTCCAGTGATCTCAAG ataAAGTTGCTGTCTAAAGAGTGTGATGTTCAGAACCAGGCTCGAATGCAAGCAATACAGGCGCTCAAAGCGTCTGAAGATCTCTGTAAGCAATTGCAAACCAAACTACAACGCAAGGCTGATTTGAATAATGAAGCCATTGCTGTCAAGGAAGTCAG AATAAAGGAACTTGAGGATACATTAAAACGGATGGAGAACAAACTGAAGAAGCAGAAGGAAGAACACATAAAGAA ACACAAGGACATGGTTCAGGCTGTGAAAGAGAAGCATGAACTGTTGGTGGCCCAATGTCAGGCCCTCAAAGAACAGTTAAAGAGAACGGAAAAACAAATCGTCAAACTGCAGGATGAAATGGAGATTCAGTCTGCGAAAGCTCGCTTGGCACAAAAAGACATGGCGATGGCCTTGGAGGAGAAAGATGACACAATAAAGAG GCTTCATGCCGAAGTGACTACAGCCCAAACTGTCTGGGATAGGCACATGAGTCAAACTTCTAGCGAGATGGTTGCCAAGAACACAGAGTTGATAACCATACAGAACAGTAATAACAAACTCCGAGCTGAGTTGGAGCGGATCAGGGAGGAGATCAACAG GTACAAGCAAGATATGAGTGCTGGTTTAAAGAGAGAGGCGGCCCTCGAACAGGCGCGAATCCAGTTGGAGTTGGAGTGGCAGAAGCGCTATGATGCCGTCAAGGTTGAACACTATCTGGCTAATGAGCAGCTTATACAAGATTTGACCCTTGCCAGAGACCAG GCAAAGGCGGAGCTtacagagaaagaaaaagaatttAATTACTTGCTTCCATCTGTTAAAAAGAAGAGTGACAATGCAGTGGAG AGCGCcacaccaaaaccaaacgtgcaGGCATCAGAGGAGATAAGTTCCCTGGTTGAGCAGAATAGCTTTTTGCGAGCTGTGGTTTCCCAGATGAGAAAGGATATGGAGGATCTCGGTCATATCTTACCACATCAACAGACCAACCATCAAGCCGTCTCTCCCATGGCAGTTAAACCCCCCGAAGTGCCTGCAGCTAGCTCCACAACTGAACCTCTTGCCAAACATCCGGACAGATCTGCCAACACCATCCCAGCGTGTTTGTCAG ACTCCACTCAGACTCTGAAGAAGGAGGTTGCCCTGCTGAACGCTCGATGCAGGCATCTCGAGGAGCAGCTGGAAGGTGCACCGAAAGAGTCCCTGGCTCACACATATGTGAACAAAACACATCTACATGACCAGGGATATAAGGAAG TTTTGTGTCTGGAGAAGAATGCTGACTCCGGGGCTTTGAGGTGCCAAGTGGGGAGAGGGCCACATGGAGAGCCCGTAAATGCCAATATAAGAGATCAG AGTGCTGTGGTACAACAAGTCCGAGATGAGAACCTCTACCTGTGGCAGCAGCAACTGAACTCCGCTCTGATGACTGGTGCTGCTGGTAACGGTGTCAAAAGGAACATGGCATTGGCACATGCCAGGCTGAAGCAGGCGGCATCCTATATCGCCCGTCTGAGCAAGGAGAAGCAACAGCTCATACAGATGGGCAACTGCCTTCGTGCCCGTATCACCACCGCTGAATTACAGG AGGCAATTGAGCAGGAGAAAGATTCCTCAACAGTGGAACAAGGACATCAGCAAGATTGTCTTTCTGCTCTGGAGCAGCTGCAGTATAGACTCACCACACAG GAGCTCCAGTATGCTGTGAGGCAGATGGCTTGCACTGTTGCTGAACATGCTTCTTCATCTGACAGCAGAGAGCCTCCCTTAAAAGCAGACGGCAACCTTTGTTCCACAGGGCACAAAACCACTGATGAGTCTGGG ACCTCAAAAATGTCAGACAAAAGTCCTGCGATCAGTCAGGAACAGAACTCGTTGGAGATGAAGACACAGCCCGACTCAGAAGTATCTCAGCAGTCATTAAAGGAGATTTGGGAAATACTGGATCATGGACTGAGTTCATCTATTTACTCAGAAG GTGAAAGTGAACTGAGCAGAAACAAGGCAACTAAGTCAGGGACTCCTGGAGTGATGGTGGCCGGTACCAGTGTTCCCATCCATAGTCGTTCCCCGGCCAAGCTTCAGCAGAAGAACCCCTCAAAAGTGCCATCACACCCGTCTAAGAACTGCCAGAATGGAGCTCCGGACAAAATCAGCAGGATCAGGAACTATAATACAAAAGACTGA
- the csnk1db gene encoding casein kinase I isoform X2, whose translation MELRVGNRYRLGRKIGSGSFGDIYLGTDISVGEEVAIKLECVKTKHPQLHIESKIYKMMQGGVGIPTIKWCGAEGDYNVMVMELLGPSLEDLFNFCSRKFSLKTVLLLADQMISRIEYIHSKNFIHRDVKPDNFLMGLGKKGNLVYIIDFGLAKKYRDARTHQHIPYRENKNLTGTARYASINTHLGIEQSRRDDLESLGYVLMYFNLGSLPWQGLKAATKRQKYERISEKKMSTPIEILCKGYPSEFSTYLNFCRSLRFDDKPDYSYLRQLFRNLFHRQGFSYDYVFDWNMLKFGANRAAEEAERERRDREDRLRHGRNPATRAVPAASGRPRGAQDGAPASPRQASGMERERKVSMRLHRGAPVNVSSSDLTGRQDNSRMSTSQMMSCALHGGLHPLGPR comes from the exons ATGGAACTTAGAGTGGGGAACCGATACAGACTAGGCAGAAAAATCGGAAGTGGATCGTTCGGCGACATCTATTTAG GCACAGATATTTCTGTGGGCGAAGAGGTTGCCATCAAGTTGGAATGTGTGAAGACCAAGCACCCCCAACTCCACATCGAAAGCAAGATCTACAAAATGATGCAAGGAGGAG TGGGTATTCCAACCATAAAATGGTGTGGAGCAGAAGGTGACTACAACGTCATGGTAATGGAGCTGCTGGGACCCAGCCTGGAGGATCTCTTCAACTTTTGCTCCCGCAAGTTTAGCCTCAAGACAGTCCTCCTCCTTGCTGATCAGATG ATCAGTCGCATTGAGTACATTCACTCCAAGAACTTCATCCACAGAGATGTGAAGCCCGACAACTTTCTAATGGGGCTCGGCAAAAAGGGCAACTTGGTCTACATTATCGACTTTGGCCTGGCTAAAAAATATCGCGACGCCCGCACTCACCAGCACATCCCCTACCGCGAGAACAAGAACTTGACTGGAACTGCAAGATACGCCTCCATCAACACCCATCTGGGGATTG AGCAGTCAAGGCGTGACGACCTGGAGTCCTTGGGCTACGTTCTTATGTATTTTAACTTGGGCTCCCTGCCTTGGCAAGGCCTCAAGGCTGCCACCAAGAGGCAAAAGTATGAACGCATTAGTGAGAAGAAAATGTCCACCCCCATTGAGATTCTATGCAAGGGATACCCAT CTGAATTTTCAACCTACCTGAATTTTTGCCGTTCCCTCCGCTTTGATGACAAGCCCGACTACTCATACCTACGACAGCTTTTCCGGAACCTTTTTCACAGACAGGGATTCTCTTATGACTATGTGTTTGACTGGAATATGCTCAAGTTT GGAGCCAACCGTGCAGCAGAGGAGGCAGAGAGAGAGCGCCGTGACCGGGAGGACAGGCTGAGACATGGCAGGAACCCGGCGACGAGAGCGGTACCTGCTGCATCGGGACGACCTCGGGGAGCCCAAGATGGAGCCCCAG CTTCCCCACGCCAAGCATCTGGCATGGAGCGCGAGCGAAAAGTCAGCATGCGACTGCACCGCGGTGCCCCCGTCAACGTCTCCTCCTCAGATCTTACTGGACGGCAAGACAACTCGCGCATGTCCACCTCACAG ATGATGTCATGCGCACTGCATGGTGGCCTCCATCCTCTGGGTCCTCGATGA
- the csnk1db gene encoding casein kinase I isoform X3, whose translation MELRVGNRYRLGRKIGSGSFGDIYLGTDISVGEEVAIKLECVKTKHPQLHIESKIYKMMQGGVGIPTIKWCGAEGDYNVMVMELLGPSLEDLFNFCSRKFSLKTVLLLADQMISRIEYIHSKNFIHRDVKPDNFLMGLGKKGNLVYIIDFGLAKKYRDARTHQHIPYRENKNLTGTARYASINTHLGIEQSRRDDLESLGYVLMYFNLGSLPWQGLKAATKRQKYERISEKKMSTPIEILCKGYPSEFSTYLNFCRSLRFDDKPDYSYLRQLFRNLFHRQGFSYDYVFDWNMLKFGANRAAEEAERERRDREDRLRHGRNPATRAVPAASGRPRGAQDGAPASPRQASGMERERKVSMRLHRGAPVNVSSSDLTGRQDNSRMSTSQNSIPYEHHAK comes from the exons ATGGAACTTAGAGTGGGGAACCGATACAGACTAGGCAGAAAAATCGGAAGTGGATCGTTCGGCGACATCTATTTAG GCACAGATATTTCTGTGGGCGAAGAGGTTGCCATCAAGTTGGAATGTGTGAAGACCAAGCACCCCCAACTCCACATCGAAAGCAAGATCTACAAAATGATGCAAGGAGGAG TGGGTATTCCAACCATAAAATGGTGTGGAGCAGAAGGTGACTACAACGTCATGGTAATGGAGCTGCTGGGACCCAGCCTGGAGGATCTCTTCAACTTTTGCTCCCGCAAGTTTAGCCTCAAGACAGTCCTCCTCCTTGCTGATCAGATG ATCAGTCGCATTGAGTACATTCACTCCAAGAACTTCATCCACAGAGATGTGAAGCCCGACAACTTTCTAATGGGGCTCGGCAAAAAGGGCAACTTGGTCTACATTATCGACTTTGGCCTGGCTAAAAAATATCGCGACGCCCGCACTCACCAGCACATCCCCTACCGCGAGAACAAGAACTTGACTGGAACTGCAAGATACGCCTCCATCAACACCCATCTGGGGATTG AGCAGTCAAGGCGTGACGACCTGGAGTCCTTGGGCTACGTTCTTATGTATTTTAACTTGGGCTCCCTGCCTTGGCAAGGCCTCAAGGCTGCCACCAAGAGGCAAAAGTATGAACGCATTAGTGAGAAGAAAATGTCCACCCCCATTGAGATTCTATGCAAGGGATACCCAT CTGAATTTTCAACCTACCTGAATTTTTGCCGTTCCCTCCGCTTTGATGACAAGCCCGACTACTCATACCTACGACAGCTTTTCCGGAACCTTTTTCACAGACAGGGATTCTCTTATGACTATGTGTTTGACTGGAATATGCTCAAGTTT GGAGCCAACCGTGCAGCAGAGGAGGCAGAGAGAGAGCGCCGTGACCGGGAGGACAGGCTGAGACATGGCAGGAACCCGGCGACGAGAGCGGTACCTGCTGCATCGGGACGACCTCGGGGAGCCCAAGATGGAGCCCCAG CTTCCCCACGCCAAGCATCTGGCATGGAGCGCGAGCGAAAAGTCAGCATGCGACTGCACCGCGGTGCCCCCGTCAACGTCTCCTCCTCAGATCTTACTGGACGGCAAGACAACTCGCGCATGTCCACCTCACAG AATAGCATTCCCTACGAACATCACGCCAAGTAG